GTCGAACGATTTTCTCATGAAAACATGGAGTCGCTTGAGATGCTGCTTTCGAGCCTTGATCCTGAGCAGCCAAAAATCATTGTCGTGGACGGCATCTACTCCATGGAGGGCCACATCACGCATTTACCAGAAATCGTGGATCTCGCCAAACGCTACCAAGCTTTTTTGATTGTCGATGATGCTCATGGATTAGGCGTTTTAGGAGATAACGGTGCCGGGGTGGGGGAATATTACCAGTTAACAAGCGAAATTGGAGTGTTAGCAGGCAGCTTTTCCAAGGCACTAGGCAGCATTGGCGGCTTTATGGCTGGGCGTCGGGAGACGATTGAATACTTGCGTTCCCACTGTCGGCAGATCATTTTTAGTGCGGCATTGAGTCCGATGAATGCAGCAGCGGCGCTCGCGGCCTTGCAAGTCATCAAGGACGAACCCGAGCGAAGGTCAAAGCTATGGGAAAACACGCGGTATTTTAAAAATTGTCTCAAGGAACTCAATGTCTCGTTTCTGGATAGTCCTTCACCGGCAACGCCTATTGTGATTGGAGAAAAAGAGAAGTGTTATTTCATTTGGCAATCCTTGTGGGAACAAGGCTTTTTCACAGTGATGAGCATTTCGCCAGGGGTGCCACCGGGAATGGATATGATCCGTGTGGCGATTACTTCTGAACATCGGAAAGAGGATTTGGATAATTTTATAACAGCGCTGCGAGTTGCGTTTAAGAAGGCGCACTTTAGGGTTTGATTTCTGCGCCTTTAAGAGCTATTGGAGGCCAGCTTCAATCCTATGGAAAAGACTTTGATCATTCTTAAACCCGACTGCATTGAAAAAGGATTGATCGGGCGCGTGATTCAACGATTTGAGGATGCGGGGTTTTCAATTGTCGGCTGTAAAATGGCACGGTTGGACTCAGACATTCTTCGTTCCCATTATGCCCACATTGCAGATCGACCATTCTATCCGGAGATTGAGGAATTTATGCGTTCCCGGCCTGTCATAATCATGGCTTTGGCAGGCAAGGATGTGATTCAAAAAGTGCGCGAGTTACTCGGCCCGACCGACTCGACAAAGGCTCCGAAAGGAACGATCCGTGGGGATTTCGGGACGAGCGTGATGAAAAATGTGGTTCACGCATCAGACAGCCCTGAAAGTGCTGCGATAGAACTCGAGCGCTTTTTTAAGCTAGGGGAGCTATTTTAAATTACTTCATGCGATTGAATGTCGCTTTCAGCAGATCGAGATCGGAGGCGGCGCCTAATTTCTCGCGGGTTGTCTCGATCCATTTATATTCAAGTGCATTTTTGGTCGGACGATCGCTTTCGTAAAAGACGCCAAAGACGCCAGGGAAAGGAAGGTGAGCTAATTTGTAGGCAGCGATTTCGTCGGTGACATCATGCCGTTTCTCGTCTTCTGGCGTACCGTCCCATTTTTTCTCTTCGATTAAATTGAATTGCCCGCCTTTACGCGAGTTTGCGGCATCAAACGCGCCTTCATAAAATTCAACACATTCGGACAAGACTTCGACGACTGCAAATCCGTCGTGGTCCATAGCGCGTTCGAACATCTGACTCATGTGTGCAGGGAATGCCGCATGGGTGCGGGCGATGAATGTAGCCCCGTTGGCGATTAATTTTTTTATTGGATTGATCGGATGATCGATAGATCCTGCAGGATCGGTCTTGGATTTGAACCCAATGGGTGAGGTGGGCGAAGTTTGTTTTTTCGTCAGACCGTAGACGAAATTGTCCATGATGATGTAGCAGAGGCGAACGTTTTTTCGGGCTCCATGATCGAGGTGGTTACCGCC
The window above is part of the Candidatus Methylacidiphilales bacterium genome. Proteins encoded here:
- a CDS encoding aminotransferase class I/II-fold pyridoxal phosphate-dependent enzyme — translated: THVLSAGYLACMGAITGIARRGDVLILDKSVHACLWDGAKISEADVERFSHENMESLEMLLSSLDPEQPKIIVVDGIYSMEGHITHLPEIVDLAKRYQAFLIVDDAHGLGVLGDNGAGVGEYYQLTSEIGVLAGSFSKALGSIGGFMAGRRETIEYLRSHCRQIIFSAALSPMNAAAALAALQVIKDEPERRSKLWENTRYFKNCLKELNVSFLDSPSPATPIVIGEKEKCYFIWQSLWEQGFFTVMSISPGVPPGMDMIRVAITSEHRKEDLDNFITALRVAFKKAHFRV
- the ndk gene encoding nucleoside-diphosphate kinase — protein: MEKTLIILKPDCIEKGLIGRVIQRFEDAGFSIVGCKMARLDSDILRSHYAHIADRPFYPEIEEFMRSRPVIIMALAGKDVIQKVRELLGPTDSTKAPKGTIRGDFGTSVMKNVVHASDSPESAAIELERFFKLGELF
- a CDS encoding thiamine pyrophosphate-dependent enzyme; this translates as MPITLPLHAVNRPAPEAIPNREKLTKKALSADHPTWCPGCGDFAVLATFYKVLEKKNLPHEQIVTIAGIGCSSRFPYFVNTYGTHFIHGRAIPYATGISLARPDLRVFVFGGDGDGYSIGGNHLDHGARKNVRLCYIIMDNFVYGLTKKQTSPTSPIGFKSKTDPAGSIDHPINPIKKLIANGATFIARTHAAFPAHMSQMFERAMDHDGFAVVEVLSECVEFYEGAFDAANSRKGGQFNLIEEKKWDGTPEDEKRHDVTDEIAAYKLAHLPFPGVFGVFYESDRPTKNALEYKWIETTREKLGAASDLDLLKATFNRMK